A single region of the Malaclemys terrapin pileata isolate rMalTer1 chromosome 2, rMalTer1.hap1, whole genome shotgun sequence genome encodes:
- the LOC128831502 gene encoding uncharacterized protein LOC128831502 codes for MMERGHNRDSEQCRVKVKELRQAYQKTKEANGRSGSEPRTCRFYAELHAILGGAATTTPPVIVDSGSGIVSSATPEDSADGGEEEEEELAESTQHSVLPNSQDLFLTLTEVPSQASTQDSDPMEGTSAAANSSSIPPPSRRLSQIRRRKKRTRDEMFSEIMESSRSDRANLNEWKETVSKYRKEASEREDRRDQCEDRRDQREDRRDARDERWRQEDQRSKDATLGLLREQTDMLRRLVEVQERLLENRLPLQPLFPPPPSPCSVSSSPRRVRTRGGRLRTPSHSTPVDSPSKRLSFF; via the exons atgatggagagaggccacaatagggactctgagcagtgccgcgtgaaagtcaaggagctcagacaagcgtatcaaaaaacaaaggaggcaaacggtcgctccgggtcagagccgcggacatgccgcttctacgccgagctgcatgcaattctagggggggctgccaccactaccccacctgtgatcgtggattctgggtcggggatagtctcatcagcgacgcctgaggattctgccgatgggggagaggaggaggaggaggagcttgcagagagcacacagcactccgttctccccaacagccaggatctttttctcaccctgactgaagtaccctcccaagccagtacccaagactctgaccccatggaagggacctcag cagctgcaaattcctcaagcatccctcctccatcccgaaggttatcacagattaggcgtcgtaagaagagaacgcgagacgagatgttttctgaaattatggaatccagccgcagtgacagagctaatctgaatgagtggaaggaaacagtttcaaagtataggaaagaagccagtgaacgtgaggacaggagggaccaatgtgaggacaggagggaccaacgtgaggacaggagggacgctcgagatgagaggtggcggcaggaagaccagaggagcaaggatgcaacgctggggctgctgcgtgagcaaacagacatgctccggcgtctggtggaggttcaggaacggctgctggaaaacagactgccgcttcagcccctgttcccccctcccccctccccatgttccgtatcctcctcacccagacgtgtaagaacacggggggggaggctccgtacaccttcccattccaccccagtagacagcccaagcaaaaggctgtcatttttttaa